One region of Dysidea avara chromosome 1, odDysAvar1.4, whole genome shotgun sequence genomic DNA includes:
- the LOC136240934 gene encoding uncharacterized protein isoform X2, with protein sequence MKFTKLVGQLLLLALLSESVPDLSKPEDIVLSSTDIGQLTCNGRILWWSGAADNTTTLTVNTTGSYYCTVEHNNTLLRTCPAHVSLVEFKPPDNAAEQTIKVFEKSDVVLTACQNVTSVPPAQISWRKTGSNELPRKAIVLPSGNLRISGAAFSGNKNRRHDGVYICTATNSVSGENWTSPPVTVTKQSESRSGEFQSDTPVNITATTGEKAVLECVVDGDNILSITWTPFPNNSTVNRAGQGGILTIRHVTIDHEGVYTCSFNQSYNGETVTGERQYYLTVIDPPRITNFTLEQTDSQLKVTCVASGKPTPEIMLNTPSGMSLTNQGNTLTVTAVTSGIYQCVVISEAGCARHELDVDVPTPSSTIASHALLSTSMPIGVVSSAISLSSHIFSSISTSHIPSMSSVALITSHTPSKSSVAVMTSHTPSMSSVTVMTSHTPSMSSLTSSLTPSSSIFPSNSLMSSQTSSVEVISNHTPSSSIALSSSLMSSQTSSVEVISSHTPSSSSVALTSSHTPSSSIALSSSLMSSQTSSVEVISSHTPSSSSVALTSSHTPSSSIALSSSLMSSQTSSVEVISSHTPSSSSVALTSSHAPSSSIAPMISSSFLVSSQTSSVEIISSFIPASSSVASIYSHTPSMEVSTLASHVSTVISVVSSAVPAISSRAPVATPTPQVTIPTSEVGGVKLTWVSGNTLLVKWDRVTTDDIIGYKISWVAGDVMSGKVINTLSSFHTFVDDRFLTSGNVTVLMWTYNSAGDGPISMTTTGPSTQLPSTSTMTSPTPSRSSLMGSTSTVTSHTPSSDPLIGPTSIMTSPTPSSSSLIGSISTMMSPTPSSSPLIGSTSIMTSPTPSSSSLIGSTSTMASPSPSSSPAAITPITKVSGIKLTWVKDNSVLVEWDRVISDDIKGYKLHWSSQSNESINRPIAALTAENATQLLIDHSNKELMDVIELYVYIWTYNLAGDGPDTYSSIIKPFTNLQCTNLSSFAIRYQWTKHVVVTRYQVSYHCSRTGSEGREVVTTPFTEKTFNAQPDCIYTVTLKAEGHDGYLLNCYTTTPVPKISAEIPKNQSFDKGFWIYWKFYNMDPIPDDLNIVLKIQVGDQQVEIRDPTKLSEYVQLPLALDGDSVQVSITMSVGNDWTDTATINVTEVGLVPPVRESQINDDDDDGITWIFYVAAFCAVVIVVLLVIILILALKHVQMRRREMDKITNHREKIMATFKHESNGVNNQSETGPKYIVV encoded by the exons ATGAAATTCACAAAGTTGGTCGGCCAACTCTTACTACTCGCCCTACTATCAG AGAGTGTTCCGGATTTGAGTAAACCTGAGGACATTGTACTCTCTTCTACCGATATTGGTCAGCTCACGTGCAATGGGAGGATA TTGTGGTGGTCAGGTGCTGCTGACAATACAACCACATTAACAGTCAACACAACAGGGtcgtactactgtactgtagagCATAACAACACGTTGCTAAGGACTTGTCCTGCTCATGTTTCATTGGTTGAATTCAAACCTCCTGACAATGCAGCAGAACAAACAATTAAAGTATTTGAAAAAAGTGATGTTGTATTAACTGCTTGCCAGAATGTGACCTCTGTTCCCCCGGCACAAATATCATGGAGAAAGACTGGTAGTAACGAACTACCCAGAAAGGCTATAGTGCTGCCGTCAGGCAACCTACGGATATCTGGTGCAGCCTTCTCCGGTAATAAGAACAGAAGACATGATGGGGTGTATATTTGTACTGCTACTAATAGTGTATCAGGAGAGAATTGGACTAGTCCACCAGTGACAGTGACTAAGCAAA GTGAATCCAGAAGTGGAGAGTTTCAAAGTGACACTCCTGTCAATATCACCGCCACTACAGGGGAAAAAGCTGTGTTGGAGTGTGTAGTAGATGGTGACAATATACTCTCCATTACCTGGACACCGTTTCCTAATAATAGTACTGTCAATAGAGCAGGGCAAGGTGGTATACTGACAATTCGTCATGTTACTATTGACCATGAGGGTGTGTACACGTGCTCATTTAACCAGTCATACAATGGTGAAACTGTAACTGGGGAACGTCAGTATTATCTGACTGTTATag ATCCTCCCAGAATTACCAACTTCACTTTGGAGCAAACAGATTCCCAGTTAAAAGTTACTTGTGTGGCTTCTGGTAAGCCTACCCCAGAGATCATGTTAAACACACCTTCAGGGATGTCGTTGACTAATCAGGGAAATACCCTGacagtaacagctgttactagtGGGATATACCAGTGTGTGGTGATCAGTGAAGCAGGATGTGCTCGTCATGAACTAGATGTTGATGTTCCAACCCCCTCCAGCACAATAGCCAGCCATGCCCTCCTCTCAACAAGCATGCCAATTGGTGTAGTCTCTAGTGCAATCAGTCTGAGCAGCCACATCTTCTCAAGTATTTCAACTAGCCACATCCCCTCAATGAGTTCTGTTGCGTTGATTACCAGCCACACCCCCTCCAAAAGTTCTGTTGCAGTGATGACCAGCCACACCCCTTCAATGAGTTCTGTTACAGTGATGACCAGCCACACCCCCTCAATGAGTTCATTAACATCCAGCCTCACCCCTTCAAGTTCTATTTTTCCAAGTAATTCTTTGATGTCCAGCCAAACCAGCTCTGTTGAAGTGATATCCAACCACACCCCTTCAAGTTCCATTGCTCTAAGTAGTTCTTTGATGTCCAGCCAAACCAGCTCTGTTGAAGTGATATCCAGCCACACCCCTTCAAGTAGCTCTGTTGCATTAACATCCAGCCACACCCCTTCAAGTTCCATTGCTCTAAGTAGTTCTTTGATGTCCAGCCAAACCAGCTCTGTTGAAGTGATATCCAGCCACACCCCTTCAAGTAGCTCTGTTGCATTAACATCCAGCCACACCCCTTCAAGTTCCATTGCTCTAAGTAGTTCTTTGATGTCCAGCCAAACCAGCTCTGTTGAAGTGATATCCAGCCACACCCCTTCAAGTAGCTCTGTTGCATTAACATCCAGCCACGC CCCTTCAAGTTCCATTGCTCCTATGATATCAAGTAGCTTTTTGGTGTCCAGCCAAACCAGCTCTGTTGAAATAATCTCCAGTTTTATTCCTGCAAGTAGTTCTGTCGCAAGTATTTACAGCCACACCCCTTCAATGGAAGTCTCAACATTGGCTAGTCATGTTTCTACTGTGATCAGTGTGGTGAGCTCTGCTGTCCCTGCAATCTCCAGTCGTGCACCTGTAGCCACACCCACCCCACAAG TGACCATCCCTACCAGTGAAGTGGGTGGAGTCAAGCTCACGTGGGTGTCAGGTAACACACTATTAGTAAAATGGGATCGTGTCACCACTGATGACATCATCGGCTACAAGATATCCTGGGTGGCTGGTGACGTAATGTCTGGAAAAGTTATCAACACCCTTTCTAGTTTTCATACATTTGTAGACGATCGTTTCTTAACTAGTGGAAATGTGACAGTGTTAATGTGGACATATAACTCTGCTGGTGATGGTCCTATTAGCATGACCA CCACTGGACCATCCACTCAGTTGCCGTCTACCTCCACAATGACAAGCCCTACCCCTTCAAGGAGTTCTCTGATGGGCTCTACTTCTACAGTGACAAGCCACACCCCTTCAAGCGACCCTCTGATTGGCCCTACCTCCATAATGACAAGCCCCACCCCTTCAAGCAGCTCTTTGATTGGTTCTATTTCCACAATGATGAGCCCTACTCCTTCCAGCAGCCCTCTGATTGGCTCTACCTCAATAATGACAAGCCCCACCCCTTCAAGCAGCTCTCTGATTGGCTCTACCTCCACAATGGCAAGTCCCAGCCCTTCATCAAGTCCAGCAG CAATTACACCTATTACTAAAGTGAGCGGGATCAAGCTCACATGGGTCAAGGACAACTCAGTACTAGTAGAATGGGATCGTGTGATCTCTGATGACATCAAGGGCTACAAGTTACACTGGAGTAGTCAGAGTAACGAGTCAATAAATAGACCAATTGCTGCATTGACAGCTGAAAATGCTACACAACTCTTAATAGACCACTCTAATAAAGAGCTGATGGATGTTATTGAATTATATGTCTATATATGGACGTACAATCTAGCAGGGGATGGCCCCGATACTTATTCAT CAATCATCAAGCCATTCACTAATCTACAATGTACTAACCTTTCGTCGTTTGCTATACGCTACCAGTGGACTAAACATGTTGTAGTGACAAGATACCAG GTGTCCTACCATTGTAGTAGAACTGGTAGTGAAGGTCGTGAAGTAGTTACCACTCCTTTCACAGAGAAGACGTTCAATGCACAACCAGATTGTATATATACTGTCACTTTGAAAGCTGAAGGACATGATGGATATTTGTTAAACTGTTACACTACTACACCAG TGCCAAAGATATCAGCTGAAATCCCCAAGAATCAATCATTTGATAAAGGCTTCTGGATTTATTGGAAGTTCTACAATATGGATCCCATCCCAGATGACCTCAACATCGTACTTAAAATACAAGTTGGTGACCAACAGGTGGAAATCAGGGATCCCACCAAGCTATCTGAGTATGTGCAGCTGCCGCTAGCACTAGATGGTGACAGTGTTCAAGTGAGCATCACCATGTCAGTAGGAAATGACTGGACTGATACTGCTACTATTAATGTGACAGAAGTGG GTCTAGTACCACCGGTAAGAGAATCTCAgattaatgatgatgatgatgacggcATCACATGGATATTCTATGTAGCTGCATTCTGTGCAGTAGTCATAGTGGTGCTATTAGTGATCATCTTGATATTAGCATTAAAACATGTTCAAATGCGTCGACGAGAAATGGACAAGA TTACCAATCATCGAGAAAAGATCATGGCAACGTTCAAACATGAAAG TAATGGCGTCAACAACCAATCAGAAACTGGTCCAAAGTATATAGTTGTATAA
- the LOC136240934 gene encoding uncharacterized protein isoform X1, producing MKFTKLVGQLLLLALLSESVPDLSKPEDIVLSSTDIGQLTCNGRILWWSGAADNTTTLTVNTTGSYYCTVEHNNTLLRTCPAHVSLVEFKPPDNAAEQTIKVFEKSDVVLTACQNVTSVPPAQISWRKTGSNELPRKAIVLPSGNLRISGAAFSGNKNRRHDGVYICTATNSVSGENWTSPPVTVTKQSESRSGEFQSDTPVNITATTGEKAVLECVVDGDNILSITWTPFPNNSTVNRAGQGGILTIRHVTIDHEGVYTCSFNQSYNGETVTGERQYYLTVIDPPRITNFTLEQTDSQLKVTCVASGKPTPEIMLNTPSGMSLTNQGNTLTVTAVTSGIYQCVVISEAGCARHELDVDVPTPSSTIASHALLSTSMPIGVVSSAISLSSHIFSSISTSHIPSMSSVALITSHTPSKSSVAVMTSHTPSMSSVTVMTSHTPSMSSLTSSLTPSSSIFPSNSLMSSQTSSVEVISNHTPSSSIALSSSLMSSQTSSVEVISSHTPSSSSVALTSSHTPSSSIALSSSLMSSQTSSVEVISSHTPSSSSVALTSSHTPSSSIALSSSLMSSQTSSVEVISSHTPSSSSVALTSSHASSSSSVTQTSSHTPSSSIAPMISSSFLVSSQTSSVEIISSFIPASSSVASIYSHTPSMEVSTLASHVSTVISVVSSAVPAISSRAPVATPTPQVTIPTSEVGGVKLTWVSGNTLLVKWDRVTTDDIIGYKISWVAGDVMSGKVINTLSSFHTFVDDRFLTSGNVTVLMWTYNSAGDGPISMTTTGPSTQLPSTSTMTSPTPSRSSLMGSTSTVTSHTPSSDPLIGPTSIMTSPTPSSSSLIGSISTMMSPTPSSSPLIGSTSIMTSPTPSSSSLIGSTSTMASPSPSSSPAAITPITKVSGIKLTWVKDNSVLVEWDRVISDDIKGYKLHWSSQSNESINRPIAALTAENATQLLIDHSNKELMDVIELYVYIWTYNLAGDGPDTYSSIIKPFTNLQCTNLSSFAIRYQWTKHVVVTRYQVSYHCSRTGSEGREVVTTPFTEKTFNAQPDCIYTVTLKAEGHDGYLLNCYTTTPVPKISAEIPKNQSFDKGFWIYWKFYNMDPIPDDLNIVLKIQVGDQQVEIRDPTKLSEYVQLPLALDGDSVQVSITMSVGNDWTDTATINVTEVGLVPPVRESQINDDDDDGITWIFYVAAFCAVVIVVLLVIILILALKHVQMRRREMDKITNHREKIMATFKHESNGVNNQSETGPKYIVV from the exons ATGAAATTCACAAAGTTGGTCGGCCAACTCTTACTACTCGCCCTACTATCAG AGAGTGTTCCGGATTTGAGTAAACCTGAGGACATTGTACTCTCTTCTACCGATATTGGTCAGCTCACGTGCAATGGGAGGATA TTGTGGTGGTCAGGTGCTGCTGACAATACAACCACATTAACAGTCAACACAACAGGGtcgtactactgtactgtagagCATAACAACACGTTGCTAAGGACTTGTCCTGCTCATGTTTCATTGGTTGAATTCAAACCTCCTGACAATGCAGCAGAACAAACAATTAAAGTATTTGAAAAAAGTGATGTTGTATTAACTGCTTGCCAGAATGTGACCTCTGTTCCCCCGGCACAAATATCATGGAGAAAGACTGGTAGTAACGAACTACCCAGAAAGGCTATAGTGCTGCCGTCAGGCAACCTACGGATATCTGGTGCAGCCTTCTCCGGTAATAAGAACAGAAGACATGATGGGGTGTATATTTGTACTGCTACTAATAGTGTATCAGGAGAGAATTGGACTAGTCCACCAGTGACAGTGACTAAGCAAA GTGAATCCAGAAGTGGAGAGTTTCAAAGTGACACTCCTGTCAATATCACCGCCACTACAGGGGAAAAAGCTGTGTTGGAGTGTGTAGTAGATGGTGACAATATACTCTCCATTACCTGGACACCGTTTCCTAATAATAGTACTGTCAATAGAGCAGGGCAAGGTGGTATACTGACAATTCGTCATGTTACTATTGACCATGAGGGTGTGTACACGTGCTCATTTAACCAGTCATACAATGGTGAAACTGTAACTGGGGAACGTCAGTATTATCTGACTGTTATag ATCCTCCCAGAATTACCAACTTCACTTTGGAGCAAACAGATTCCCAGTTAAAAGTTACTTGTGTGGCTTCTGGTAAGCCTACCCCAGAGATCATGTTAAACACACCTTCAGGGATGTCGTTGACTAATCAGGGAAATACCCTGacagtaacagctgttactagtGGGATATACCAGTGTGTGGTGATCAGTGAAGCAGGATGTGCTCGTCATGAACTAGATGTTGATGTTCCAACCCCCTCCAGCACAATAGCCAGCCATGCCCTCCTCTCAACAAGCATGCCAATTGGTGTAGTCTCTAGTGCAATCAGTCTGAGCAGCCACATCTTCTCAAGTATTTCAACTAGCCACATCCCCTCAATGAGTTCTGTTGCGTTGATTACCAGCCACACCCCCTCCAAAAGTTCTGTTGCAGTGATGACCAGCCACACCCCTTCAATGAGTTCTGTTACAGTGATGACCAGCCACACCCCCTCAATGAGTTCATTAACATCCAGCCTCACCCCTTCAAGTTCTATTTTTCCAAGTAATTCTTTGATGTCCAGCCAAACCAGCTCTGTTGAAGTGATATCCAACCACACCCCTTCAAGTTCCATTGCTCTAAGTAGTTCTTTGATGTCCAGCCAAACCAGCTCTGTTGAAGTGATATCCAGCCACACCCCTTCAAGTAGCTCTGTTGCATTAACATCCAGCCACACCCCTTCAAGTTCCATTGCTCTAAGTAGTTCTTTGATGTCCAGCCAAACCAGCTCTGTTGAAGTGATATCCAGCCACACCCCTTCAAGTAGCTCTGTTGCATTAACATCCAGCCACACCCCTTCAAGTTCCATTGCTCTAAGTAGTTCTTTGATGTCCAGCCAAACCAGCTCTGTTGAAGTGATATCCAGCCACACCCCTTCAAGTAGCTCTGTTGCATTAACATCCAGCCACGCCTCATCAAGTAGCTCTGTTACACAAACATCCAGCCACACCCCTTCAAGTTCCATTGCTCCTATGATATCAAGTAGCTTTTTGGTGTCCAGCCAAACCAGCTCTGTTGAAATAATCTCCAGTTTTATTCCTGCAAGTAGTTCTGTCGCAAGTATTTACAGCCACACCCCTTCAATGGAAGTCTCAACATTGGCTAGTCATGTTTCTACTGTGATCAGTGTGGTGAGCTCTGCTGTCCCTGCAATCTCCAGTCGTGCACCTGTAGCCACACCCACCCCACAAG TGACCATCCCTACCAGTGAAGTGGGTGGAGTCAAGCTCACGTGGGTGTCAGGTAACACACTATTAGTAAAATGGGATCGTGTCACCACTGATGACATCATCGGCTACAAGATATCCTGGGTGGCTGGTGACGTAATGTCTGGAAAAGTTATCAACACCCTTTCTAGTTTTCATACATTTGTAGACGATCGTTTCTTAACTAGTGGAAATGTGACAGTGTTAATGTGGACATATAACTCTGCTGGTGATGGTCCTATTAGCATGACCA CCACTGGACCATCCACTCAGTTGCCGTCTACCTCCACAATGACAAGCCCTACCCCTTCAAGGAGTTCTCTGATGGGCTCTACTTCTACAGTGACAAGCCACACCCCTTCAAGCGACCCTCTGATTGGCCCTACCTCCATAATGACAAGCCCCACCCCTTCAAGCAGCTCTTTGATTGGTTCTATTTCCACAATGATGAGCCCTACTCCTTCCAGCAGCCCTCTGATTGGCTCTACCTCAATAATGACAAGCCCCACCCCTTCAAGCAGCTCTCTGATTGGCTCTACCTCCACAATGGCAAGTCCCAGCCCTTCATCAAGTCCAGCAG CAATTACACCTATTACTAAAGTGAGCGGGATCAAGCTCACATGGGTCAAGGACAACTCAGTACTAGTAGAATGGGATCGTGTGATCTCTGATGACATCAAGGGCTACAAGTTACACTGGAGTAGTCAGAGTAACGAGTCAATAAATAGACCAATTGCTGCATTGACAGCTGAAAATGCTACACAACTCTTAATAGACCACTCTAATAAAGAGCTGATGGATGTTATTGAATTATATGTCTATATATGGACGTACAATCTAGCAGGGGATGGCCCCGATACTTATTCAT CAATCATCAAGCCATTCACTAATCTACAATGTACTAACCTTTCGTCGTTTGCTATACGCTACCAGTGGACTAAACATGTTGTAGTGACAAGATACCAG GTGTCCTACCATTGTAGTAGAACTGGTAGTGAAGGTCGTGAAGTAGTTACCACTCCTTTCACAGAGAAGACGTTCAATGCACAACCAGATTGTATATATACTGTCACTTTGAAAGCTGAAGGACATGATGGATATTTGTTAAACTGTTACACTACTACACCAG TGCCAAAGATATCAGCTGAAATCCCCAAGAATCAATCATTTGATAAAGGCTTCTGGATTTATTGGAAGTTCTACAATATGGATCCCATCCCAGATGACCTCAACATCGTACTTAAAATACAAGTTGGTGACCAACAGGTGGAAATCAGGGATCCCACCAAGCTATCTGAGTATGTGCAGCTGCCGCTAGCACTAGATGGTGACAGTGTTCAAGTGAGCATCACCATGTCAGTAGGAAATGACTGGACTGATACTGCTACTATTAATGTGACAGAAGTGG GTCTAGTACCACCGGTAAGAGAATCTCAgattaatgatgatgatgatgacggcATCACATGGATATTCTATGTAGCTGCATTCTGTGCAGTAGTCATAGTGGTGCTATTAGTGATCATCTTGATATTAGCATTAAAACATGTTCAAATGCGTCGACGAGAAATGGACAAGA TTACCAATCATCGAGAAAAGATCATGGCAACGTTCAAACATGAAAG TAATGGCGTCAACAACCAATCAGAAACTGGTCCAAAGTATATAGTTGTATAA